One genomic segment of Terriglobales bacterium includes these proteins:
- a CDS encoding CDP-alcohol phosphatidyltransferase family protein: MISQLRTFPNQLTLLRLIFIPFIVIAILDEEWKWALGLFVLAGLTDNLDGLLARLLKQKTVLGQYLDPIADKLLLSTLFLVLSLVHKIPWKFTVLVFSRDVGIVVTSAILYATTSLREFPPSFLGKANTGAQIVTLFFVLLREVRPEAWVATAAVVGLWATMAFTVLSGLHYIIIVNRRLRAAGGETSGASGQPPTPS; encoded by the coding sequence GTGATCTCACAGCTTCGCACTTTCCCCAACCAGCTCACGCTGCTGCGCCTGATCTTCATCCCCTTCATCGTCATCGCCATCCTGGACGAGGAGTGGAAGTGGGCGCTGGGCCTGTTCGTGCTGGCCGGCTTGACCGACAACCTCGACGGCCTGCTGGCGCGCCTGCTCAAGCAGAAGACGGTGCTCGGCCAGTATCTCGATCCCATCGCCGACAAGCTGCTGCTCTCGACGCTCTTTCTGGTGCTCTCGCTGGTGCACAAGATCCCGTGGAAGTTCACGGTGCTGGTGTTCAGCCGCGACGTGGGCATCGTGGTGACCAGCGCCATCCTTTATGCCACCACATCGCTGCGCGAGTTCCCGCCCAGCTTTCTGGGCAAGGCCAACACCGGCGCGCAGATCGTGACGCTGTTCTTCGTGCTGCTGCGCGAAGTGCGGCCGGAGGCCTGGGTGGCGACGGCGGCCGTCGTCGGGCTGTGGGCCACCATGGCCTTCACCGTGCTCTCCGGGCTGCATTACATCATCATCGTGAATCGACGGCTGCGCGCAGCGGGCGGCGAGACGAGCGGCGCCAGCGGGCAGCCCCCTACCCCGTCCTAA